One region of Danio aesculapii chromosome 7, fDanAes4.1, whole genome shotgun sequence genomic DNA includes:
- the scamp2l gene encoding secretory carrier membrane protein 2, like codes for MSGFDNNPFAEPVDVNPFQDPSVTRVTNTSADGIGEYNPFTAGALDGHRTVPLSATSQPAVLQTTVEPSPQASVASGQAELLRQQAELERKAAELERKEQELRDRDAARGKENNWPPLPKFLPIKPCFYQDFNEEIPVEYQRVCKMMYYLWMYHSVTLFLNLLACLVYFTVSTQNGVDFGLSILWFILFTPVAFVCWYRPVYKAFKSDSSFSFFFFFFIFSFQVIVYIIQSVGIPGWGNSGWITAISVIKTSIPMSVFMMVVAGFLTVNAVLSIILLKMVHSMYRHTGASFQKAQEEFSQGVVTNRSFQSAAATAASTAVQGAFQ; via the exons GATCCATCAGTTACTCGGGTGACCAACACTTCAGCTGATGGCATAGGAGAATACAATCCATTTACAGCTGGTGCTCTA GATGGACACAGGACAGTCCCTCTGTCCGCCACCTCTCAGCCAGCGGTCCTTCAGACAACAGTGGAGCCCAGTCCACAG GCCAGTGTAGCCTCAGGACAGGCTGAGCTCCTTCGTCAGCAAGCAGAGCTAGAGAGAAAAGCAGCAGAGCTAGAGCGAAAAGAGCAGGAGCTTCGGGATCGTGATGCTGCACGAG GTAAAGAAAACAACTGGCCGCCGTTACCCAAATTCTTGCCCATCAAACCTTGCTTTTATCAGGATTTTAATGAAGAAATTCCTGTGGAATATCAGAGGGTTTGCAAGATGATGTACTACCTCTGGATGT ATCACAGTGTGACGCTGTTCCTGAATCTGCTGGCCTGTCTGGTGTATTTCACTGTGTCTACTCAGAATGGAGTTGACTTTGGACTCTCAATCCTGTGGTTTATTTTGTTCACTCCTGTCGCTTTTGTCTGCTGGTACCGACCCGTATACAAGGCCTTTAA ATCTGACAGCTCCTTcagtttcttctttttcttcttcatcttctcatTCCAAGTGATCGTGTACATCATTCAGAGTGTGGGGATCCCCGGCTGGGGAAACAG TGGCTGGATCACGGCCATCTCGGTGATCAAAACTAGCATACCCATGTCGGTCTTCATGATGGTGGTGGCTGGATTCCTCACAGTCAACGCTGTGCTCTCTATTATCTTACTGAAAATG GTTCACTCCATGTACAGACACACAGGTGCGAGCTTCCAGAAGGCTCAAGAGGAGTTTTCTCAGGGGGTCGTCACTAACCGAAGCTTCCAGTCTGCAGCCGCTACTGCTGCGTCCACAGCGGTACAGGGTGCATTTCAATAA